A section of the Malus sylvestris chromosome 17, drMalSylv7.2, whole genome shotgun sequence genome encodes:
- the LOC126609876 gene encoding late embryogenesis abundant protein 2 isoform X1 → MASQDQRQSYRAGEAKGQAQEKTNQVMGTVGNKAQEERNKAYDTTQATRDKTYETAQSAKGRKQAPMNQVKDKTAEKAEQAKEKAWETKETAQQKAEEAAQKTKETAQYGKEKASGIMQQTGEQMKHMAQGAADAVKGTFGLGKNDDKEEETGVYYNKDSTTGTTGGTTKRSY, encoded by the exons ATGGCATCCCAGGATCAGAGACAGAGCTACAGAGCTGGTGAGGCCAAGGGCCAAGCTCAG GAGAAAACTAACCAGGTGATGGGCACAGTGGGGAACAAGGCACAAGAAGAACGGAACAAGGCCTATGACACAACCCAAGCAACAAGGGACAAGACATACGAGACAGCCCAGTCAGCCAAGGGCAGAAAACAGGCCCCTATGAACCAGGTGAAAGACAAGACCGCCGAGAAGGCGGAGCAAGCAAAAGAGAAGGCCTGGGAGACCAAGGAGACGGCCCAGCAGAAAGCAGAAGAGGCAGCCCAGAAGACCAAAGAGACCGCCCAGTACGGCAAAGAGAAAGCCTCAGGGATCATGCAGCAGACTGGAGAGCAGATGAAGCACATGGCACAAGGTGCTGCAGATGCTGTGAAAGGCACTTTTGGGTTGGGCAAGAATGATGATAAGGAAGAGGAAACTGGTGTTTATTATAACAAGGACTCCACCACCGGCACTACCGGTGGCACCACCAAAAGATCTTATTAG
- the LOC126609876 gene encoding late embryogenesis abundant protein 7 isoform X2, translated as MASQDQRQSYRAGEAKGQAQEKTNQVMGTVGNKAQEERNKAAEKAEQAKEKAWETKETAQQKAEEAAQKTKETAQYGKEKASGIMQQTGEQMKHMAQGAADAVKGTFGLGKNDDKEEETGVYYNKDSTTGTTGGTTKRSY; from the exons ATGGCATCCCAGGATCAGAGACAGAGCTACAGAGCTGGTGAGGCCAAGGGCCAAGCTCAG GAGAAAACTAACCAGGTGATGGGCACAGTGGGGAACAAGGCACAAGAAGAACGGAACAAGGC CGCCGAGAAGGCGGAGCAAGCAAAAGAGAAGGCCTGGGAGACCAAGGAGACGGCCCAGCAGAAAGCAGAAGAGGCAGCCCAGAAGACCAAAGAGACCGCCCAGTACGGCAAAGAGAAAGCCTCAGGGATCATGCAGCAGACTGGAGAGCAGATGAAGCACATGGCACAAGGTGCTGCAGATGCTGTGAAAGGCACTTTTGGGTTGGGCAAGAATGATGATAAGGAAGAGGAAACTGGTGTTTATTATAACAAGGACTCCACCACCGGCACTACCGGTGGCACCACCAAAAGATCTTATTAG